A region of Lycium barbarum isolate Lr01 chromosome 1, ASM1917538v2, whole genome shotgun sequence DNA encodes the following proteins:
- the LOC132641407 gene encoding uncharacterized protein LOC132641407: MFFFFVGGLEQQARQVLKSGVGRCIACGSRADLVDYDKVLKLFFVPVWRWPGKEPVMYCNDCKLFFPQSLTPPPSSSAEVPDVLRCQFCRREVDADFRFCPFCGNAL, translated from the coding sequence ATGTTTTTCTTCTTCGTAGGAGGGCTAGAGCAACAGGCGAGACAAGTATTGAAGAGCGGCGTTGGTCGTTGCATAGCGTGCGGATCACGCGCCGACCTAGTCGACTATGACAAGGTTTTGAAGCTCTTCTTTGTTCCTGTATGGCGATGGCCGGGAAAAGAGCCGGTGATGTACTGTAACGACTGCAAACTTTTCTTCCCTCAATCACTAACTCCACCGCCGTCGTCCTCGGCGGAAGTGCCGGATGTTCTTAGGTGTCAGTTTTGTCGCCGGGAAGTGGATGCGGATTTCCGATTCTGCCCTTTCTGTGGTAATGCACTCTGA